CCGTCAACGGTATCTGGGAGTTTCTCACTTGTTACAAGTCTGAATTTTCGCCGAGGGAGCAACGATTAAAGAGTTACGtctttgttattattattttgttaatgtcTTATTTACCCGATTCTTTTATGTTCTGTTGCTGTTACGTCTAACACCTTCCCTTTTTCTTAGTTAACTATACTGCATTATTCCCAGATAAGGATCAGGCCTCAAATTATTCGACTGGAAACGTCTGAGACCACAGCGGGCATTATTTCTGTCGGGCGGAATCGAAAACATGGCATTTTACGGGCATTCCATACCATTCACCACCGTGCAGACGCCGTGAACTACAGCGGCTTCAAACAACATTACAAATATGCTCGGAACTCCAGCATTCGCCACGTCCACGAACATAGCACCACAAGTCGGATGGGTTCAGGTTAGTGGCGCTTCTTCTGTGTTGCATGATACTGTGAACACACCCATTGACTATGACGTTTCTTAACGATGACGCGACACCAGTCCTACGCGCCAGCACCCCGTTTTCACCTGTCGTTTTACCTACGGTGCCTTCCGCCCCCGCAGTTAATTCAACCTTAATTCCCGCCGTCAATCCGACTTTTAGCGTTCCCGAATTTTCTAGTACtgtaaataaatcaaaacCACTTCGAAAATTTTGGCCGGAAGCGGCAGAGTTTTGGTTTAAGTGTACTGAAAATTGGTTTGAACGGACAAATGTAATTAACGAAATCGATAAGTTCTATTTGGTCATTGATGCCCTGAATGAGTCGGAATTCGCTCTTGTCGGATATGCTTTATCTGCCGACACAGACTAGCCTTACAGCTTGCTAAAAGAGACTTTGTTGTACGAGTTTGGTCGTTGTGAAGACGTTAACCTAAACTCGATGTTTGAGATTATAGATATGGGTAATGATTCTCCCAGTCGTTTTGTCCATAAAATGCAGTTGTTTCTTGGCCCTGTTCACACTCGAAAATTGATGATAAACAGACTTTTAAGGTGCCTACCACAGGATGTTAGGCTCTAACTTACTTTTGCACGCAGGGATTTAGATTTTAAGGAGCCGGTTAAATGTGCAGATGAGTTTATGAAAGGCCGACGCGTCGAGAGTAGTAAGGATGTGGTATTTGGGGCCTCTTTTTCGTTGGGCCTATTTTCCGTTGGGCCTATTTTTCGTTGGGTCTATTTTTCGTTGGGCCTATTTTCGTTGGGCCTATTTTCGTTGGAtcgatttttcttttttctctctttttattttttctctctttttcttttttctctctttttatttttttctctctttttatttttctcgttTAAGAATTTTAGATTATAATTTTTCTCTCGGACGTGGGCGTGCGAGATTTTTGGATTGTATAAGTCGTACGTGGGCGTGCGAGATTTTTGGATTGTATAAGTCGTATGTGGGCGTGCGAGATCATGACAAAGTATACTTATGACttttaactattaaaaatagttataattttgctatcatttaaatttttgttggaGGTGAAAAGTTTTTGGAACCGTTTGAGAGATTTacctttacatttataaataacgtACAATACACAGTAATAACCACATACGTTTATTTTCTCGATATAACACACAATTTTATGTACAATATTTGCGAGCAGTACACAAATTATTTTGGAATATTGCGTTTGTTCCAGTAATCCACCATTGATTTTTGCTGTACAATTATAGATGTAGTATCGTTGCAAATCGCATCAGGGTTAACAATTTCCAGCACATATTTTTCTCGAACTAGACTATCGAGATGATGTTTCTCAGAGTACATGAGATCAATGTAAACCTTTAGTTTAATGTGGTCTTTCATGGCTTCACGTTTTGCTTTATCCACGCGTTGTCGAAGGCGGCAGTCTTCATCACACTCCGTCTCTGCCCAGTAAATGAGTTGAATATGACCAAGTTCTCCACAAGTAGGATAGAACACCAGCAGCGTATTGTTGGGAAATAATACCTGCGCCACTTCACGAAGTTGATTTGGGTTAAATACACCTCGTGGATCTCTCGCAGTTAGTGTGACACGGCGAACTCGAACGTCTTTGGGAATTTCGTCGTTGCTAGCTGATTCATTGCGAATTCTGAAAAATTCTTCTCGCATAGTTGTATCCTCAGGAGTCTTTGACATTTTCTTGCTCCTTCTTGTTGTGCGTTTCGTGATTTTGGGAGTTTTTAACTCTGCTGTTTCTTGAATTTTTTCCTCGGCCGCCAATAATTCTTCATAACACGATGCAAACGGATAAGTCGGGCAACCAGCATCTTCCCAGCCACTAAGCATATCTACTGTGTCGTTATCAATTTTTTCTACCATCTTTGATGTTTTCATTTCTGTGAATCGATTGAAAAGAAACCGGGTCTTATAGGCGAACTGATTTCCGGAGTATCGGATTGCGAGTATGTGGTGAAATATCCGGTTTGGTTTATATTGCGGTTACGTTCTCTATCAATCTGAATCAGGTTTTGAAACTCGGCGTAGATGattatatttacagagtttGTTAAAGCGTTTCCGAATTTAGCTTCCAAACTTAAATCACCTGACTTTATCAAATCAAAATGTGTGCCGTCGGCTAAATCTGGTGTTAGGTTAAATGCGAATAAAGTGTAGCCGTGAGGATAGTCACTGCGTGATATGCCGTTCCCTTCGTCCGCGTAAAACTTTCCCAACCCCGTGAACAGAGTCATATAGCTACGAATGTACAAGCCGTCTGTAAAGTTGGGAGTCAGTTCTTTAGAAGGAATTTGACGTCCATTAGAATGTAAGGCGAGACTAGTTAGGTTATAATGCTTGAAATTGAAAGGATTTTTATTGTGAATCCCGTTAAAAGCGTCGTTGTCCACGAACCCGATTATAACACGTTTAGGTAGCTGACCAAGAAACAGATTTTCGTGAGAAATGGATTGATTACCACCAGGAATAGTAATGGTTTTCATCTCCACTCTGGTGATTGGATATTTACAAAGCCCCCTGTCCAAGGCGGTTATGTGTCCTAGTTGAACGCTAGAACTTATTTTTAGCTTTCGTACGTGCAAAGACGCTTGTGTGATTTTCACTTTAAATCCAGCAGGCCGGATAGTTGCAAAAGTGTCTTTACTTCTTGTCAACTTTAGTTTTACATCCACCTCATTCAAAAGGTATCTTTGTTGAAACATTAAATCGAGATGTAATTTTCCCTGCATATCGATAACACGACTACCAGCACAAAACGCCTTTCTCAGAGTAGCCCCTGTGTTTGTGTCATCTATTGCGTCCATATGTTGTGGTgtatctttgtaaaacagGGATCCAGTAAGGTGGGTCGCCTTTGCGTCGGGCCCAAATGTGAGTAAATTTTCTATATAACTTCGATAAGGATATGTTGAACTACTGCTGGTTACGTCGCGGTTGTTTAGCGACATCATAACTTGGGAC
The nucleotide sequence above comes from Ciona intestinalis unplaced genomic scaffold, KH HT000336.1, whole genome shotgun sequence. Encoded proteins:
- the LOC100177200 gene encoding uncharacterized protein F54H12.2-like — protein: MFVHKNSCECLKSELDLFSAPMTQTSVQDGMWVVNGVQNGLSDSGTVEFLISGTKEHYIDLANSYLHIEVKIVNADGTNLANDATVVPTNNFFHSLWSQVMMSLNNRDVTSSSSTYPYRSYIENLLTFGPDAKATHLTGSLFYKDTPQHMDAIDDTNTGATLRKAFCAGSRVIDMQGKLHLDLMFQQRYLLNEVDVKLKLTRSKDTFATIRPAGFKVKITQASLHVRKLKISSSVQLGHITALDRGLCKYPITRVEMKTITIPGGNQSISHENLFLGQLPKRVIIGFVDNDAFNGIHNKNPFNFKHYNLTSLALHSNGRQIPSKELTPNFTDGLYIRSYMTLFTGLGKFYADEGNGISRSDYPHGYTLFAFNLTPDLADGTHFDLIKSGDLSLEAKFGNALTNSVNIIIYAEFQNLIQIDRERNRNINQTGYFTTYSQSDTPEISSPIRPGFFSIDSQK